The proteins below come from a single Micromonospora citrea genomic window:
- a CDS encoding glycerol-3-phosphate dehydrogenase/oxidase, giving the protein MSRTAASQLSPERRAADLRRLRAERFDVLVIGGGVTGAGAALDAASRGLKVALVEARDFAAGTSSRSSKLIHGGLRYLEQLEFHLVHEALTERGLLATRLAPHLVRPVPILVPLPGGRGVRDLPARLFRRSYYGAGVAAYDAFAGLLGGGRGMPLHRHLTREGARRVFPSLRADALAGAIRYYDGQVDDARLVVTLARTAASLGATVVTSARAVGLMRQAREVTGVRVRDLEAPAGSPDAEFEVRARTVIAATGVWSDDMSRMLNDVGLRPGIRVRASKGVHLVVPRSAITGEAGLILRTATSVLFVIPWGGHWIIGTTDTDWRLDRSHPSASARDIEYLLEQVNTVLDRPLTTADIEGVYAGLRPLLAGEADSTSKLSREHAVFEPMLGLLLVAGGKYTTYRVMASDVVDRAAHRLGAVRPSRTADLPLLGADGYPAMWRDRADLARRHGVPVGVVEHLLERYGTLTLDLLALIDVDPLLASPLAGAPEYLAAEVTYAARAEGALHLEDVLTRRTRISFETAHRGLESVGHAAELMGAVLGWDEATRAREVEHYRARVEAERQSQLMPDDATADAARLGAPDVRGFAADRGSDDDPVELPSSSR; this is encoded by the coding sequence GTGTCCCGAACCGCGGCCAGCCAGCTCTCCCCGGAGCGGCGGGCCGCCGACCTGCGCCGCCTGCGGGCCGAACGCTTCGACGTGCTGGTCATCGGCGGCGGGGTGACCGGGGCCGGCGCCGCCCTGGACGCGGCCTCGCGCGGGCTGAAGGTGGCCCTGGTCGAGGCGCGCGACTTCGCCGCCGGCACCTCCAGCCGCTCCAGCAAGCTGATCCACGGCGGCCTGCGCTACCTGGAGCAGTTGGAGTTCCACCTGGTGCACGAGGCGCTCACCGAGCGCGGGCTGCTCGCCACCCGGCTCGCGCCCCACCTGGTGCGGCCGGTGCCGATCCTGGTCCCGCTGCCCGGCGGGCGGGGCGTACGCGACCTGCCCGCCCGGCTGTTCCGCCGCTCCTACTACGGCGCGGGCGTGGCCGCGTACGACGCCTTCGCCGGGCTCCTCGGCGGCGGGCGGGGCATGCCGCTGCACCGCCACCTGACGCGCGAGGGCGCCCGCCGGGTCTTCCCCAGCCTGCGCGCCGACGCGCTGGCCGGCGCGATCCGCTACTACGACGGGCAGGTCGACGACGCCCGGCTGGTGGTGACCCTGGCCCGCACCGCCGCCAGCCTCGGCGCGACCGTGGTGACCAGCGCCCGGGCGGTCGGGCTGATGCGGCAGGCCCGCGAGGTCACCGGCGTCCGCGTCCGCGACCTGGAGGCGCCCGCCGGCTCCCCGGACGCCGAGTTCGAGGTACGCGCCCGCACGGTCATCGCCGCCACCGGCGTGTGGAGCGACGACATGTCACGGATGCTGAACGACGTCGGGCTGCGCCCCGGCATCCGGGTGCGGGCCTCCAAGGGGGTCCACCTGGTGGTGCCCCGGTCGGCGATCACCGGCGAGGCCGGGCTCATCCTGCGTACGGCGACCAGCGTGCTCTTCGTCATCCCGTGGGGCGGCCACTGGATCATCGGCACCACCGACACCGACTGGCGGCTGGACCGGTCGCACCCGTCCGCCTCCGCCCGGGACATCGAATACCTGCTGGAACAGGTCAACACGGTGCTGGACCGGCCGCTCACCACGGCCGACATCGAGGGCGTCTACGCCGGGCTGCGGCCCCTGCTGGCCGGCGAGGCCGACTCCACCTCGAAGCTGTCCCGCGAGCACGCAGTCTTCGAGCCGATGCTCGGGCTGCTGCTGGTCGCCGGCGGCAAGTACACGACGTACCGGGTGATGGCCTCGGACGTGGTCGACCGGGCCGCCCACCGGCTCGGCGCCGTACGCCCCTCGCGGACCGCCGACCTGCCGCTGCTCGGCGCGGACGGCTACCCGGCGATGTGGCGGGACCGGGCGGACCTGGCCCGCCGCCACGGCGTGCCGGTCGGGGTGGTCGAGCACCTGCTGGAGCGCTACGGCACCCTCACCCTCGACCTGCTCGCGCTGATCGACGTCGACCCGCTGCTCGCCTCCCCGCTGGCCGGCGCCCCTGAATACCTGGCCGCCGAGGTGACGTACGCGGCCCGCGCCGAGGGGGCGCTGCACCTGGAGGACGTGCTCACCCGGCGGACCCGGATCTCCTTCGAGACCGCCCACCGGGGCCTGGAGTCGGTCGGGCACGCCGCCGAGCTGATGGGCGCCGTGCTCGGCTGGGACGAGGCCACCCGGGCCCGCGAGGTGGAGCACTACCGGGCGCGGGTGGAGGCGGAACGGCAGTCCCAGCTGATGCCCGACGACGCCACGGCGGACGCCGCCCGGCTCGGCGCGCCCGACGTCCGGGGTTTCGCGGCCGACCGGGGCTCGGACGACGATCCGGTCGAACTACCGTCCTCGTCCCGCTGA
- a CDS encoding FAD-binding oxidoreductase, with amino-acid sequence MATSPLLDDLRAALGDDAVLTDPDLLRMHERDEADLCAAGTPLVVVRPRDTGQVSAVLRAASRHGVPVVPQGARTGLAGAANAVEGAVVLSTVAMDAILEIDPVSRIAVVQPGVVNATLAAAVAKQGLWYPPDPGSWESSTIGGNVATNAGGMCCVKYGVTTEYVLGLEVVLASGEVLRTGRRTAKGVAGYDLTSLFVGSEGTLGVITEVTVALRPAPAESLTMVAVFPFTAAAGAAVAEIAARGLSPSLLELLDRTHLRAIEAYRPMGLRTDAEALLLAAADTGSRAADDLAGLAAVCEAAGADEVYAATDAVEAAALLQARRLAHPAMEKFAADAWPGGNGGLVIDDVAVPRGALAALLDGVARIAAECDVPIGVVGHAGDGNMHPNIVVDRADPASLERGRRAFDEIMRLGLELGGTCTGEHGVGLLKRDWLAREIGPVGVRTHQAIKAALDPTGLLNPGKVL; translated from the coding sequence ATGGCCACATCCCCCCTCCTCGACGACCTGCGGGCGGCGCTCGGCGACGACGCCGTGCTGACCGACCCGGACCTGCTGCGGATGCACGAGCGGGACGAGGCCGACCTCTGCGCCGCCGGCACGCCCCTGGTGGTGGTCCGCCCTCGCGACACCGGGCAGGTGTCCGCCGTGCTGCGGGCGGCCAGCCGGCACGGCGTGCCCGTGGTGCCGCAGGGGGCGCGGACGGGGCTGGCCGGGGCGGCCAACGCCGTCGAGGGCGCGGTGGTGCTGAGCACCGTGGCGATGGACGCGATCCTGGAGATCGACCCGGTGAGCCGGATCGCCGTGGTGCAGCCCGGCGTGGTCAACGCGACGCTCGCCGCCGCCGTGGCGAAGCAGGGGCTCTGGTATCCGCCCGACCCCGGGTCGTGGGAGTCCTCCACGATCGGCGGCAACGTCGCCACCAACGCCGGCGGCATGTGCTGCGTCAAGTACGGGGTCACCACCGAGTACGTGCTCGGCCTGGAGGTGGTGCTCGCCTCCGGCGAGGTGCTGCGCACCGGCCGGCGGACGGCCAAGGGGGTCGCGGGCTACGACCTCACCAGCCTCTTCGTCGGCTCCGAGGGCACCCTCGGCGTGATCACCGAAGTGACCGTCGCGCTGCGCCCCGCCCCGGCGGAGTCGCTGACCATGGTGGCGGTCTTCCCGTTCACCGCGGCGGCCGGCGCGGCCGTCGCCGAGATCGCCGCCCGGGGCCTCTCCCCCAGCCTGCTGGAGCTGCTGGACCGCACCCACCTGCGGGCGATCGAGGCGTACCGGCCGATGGGCCTGCGGACGGACGCCGAGGCGCTGCTGCTGGCGGCCGCCGACACCGGCTCGCGGGCGGCCGACGACCTGGCCGGGCTCGCCGCCGTCTGCGAGGCGGCCGGCGCCGACGAGGTCTACGCGGCCACCGACGCCGTGGAGGCGGCGGCCCTGTTGCAGGCCCGCCGGCTCGCCCACCCGGCGATGGAGAAGTTCGCCGCGGACGCCTGGCCGGGCGGCAACGGCGGCCTGGTCATCGACGACGTGGCCGTGCCCCGGGGCGCGCTGGCGGCGCTGCTCGACGGGGTGGCGCGGATCGCGGCGGAGTGCGACGTGCCCATCGGCGTCGTCGGCCACGCCGGCGACGGCAACATGCACCCGAACATCGTGGTGGACCGGGCCGACCCGGCGAGCCTCGAACGCGGCCGGCGCGCCTTCGACGAGATCATGCGGCTCGGCCTGGAACTGGGCGGGACGTGCACCGGCGAGCACGGCGTGGGCCTGCTCAAGCGGGACTGGCTGGCCCGCGAGATCGGCCCGGTGGGCGTCCGGACGCACCAGGCGATCAAGGCCGCGCTGGACCCGACCGGCCTGCTCAACCCCGGCAAGGTCCTCTGA
- a CDS encoding DUF4031 domain-containing protein: MLYLDRPAWPWRGRLWSHLISDVSHAELHVFAEALGVPRRGFDRDHYDIPADRFAMAVWLGARVVPSRELVRLLRQAGLRRPKHLARPRPPRTSTPAASSPARDPVLPAR, translated from the coding sequence ATGCTCTATCTGGACCGGCCCGCCTGGCCGTGGCGGGGGCGGCTCTGGTCCCACCTGATCAGCGACGTCTCCCACGCCGAGCTGCACGTCTTCGCCGAGGCGCTGGGGGTGCCCCGCCGGGGCTTCGACCGGGACCACTACGACATCCCCGCCGACCGCTTCGCCATGGCGGTCTGGTTGGGCGCCCGGGTGGTGCCGAGCCGCGAACTGGTGCGCCTGCTCCGGCAGGCCGGCCTGCGCCGCCCCAAGCACCTCGCCCGTCCGCGCCCGCCACGAACCTCCACCCCCGCCGCGAGCAGTCCGGCCCGCGATCCTGTGCTGCCCGCGCGGTGA
- a CDS encoding HD domain-containing protein, producing the protein MADLLDRWRAAARGAGATDAAERDRVGAELLARWREPHRHHHTVAHLTAVLDVVDAHAPAAARPDLVRLAAWCHDAVYDPRAAGDANERDSAALADALLTRSGLPADAVAEVRRLVLLTAGHAVEPGDADGALLCDADLAVLAAPPEAYDRYAAAIRREYAHVPDAAFRAGRALVLEGLLALPALFRLPPLAARWEAPARANLARELTALR; encoded by the coding sequence GTGGCTGACCTTCTCGACCGGTGGCGGGCCGCGGCCCGGGGCGCCGGGGCGACCGACGCGGCGGAGCGGGACCGGGTCGGCGCCGAGCTGCTGGCCCGCTGGCGGGAGCCCCACCGGCACCACCACACCGTCGCCCACCTGACCGCCGTCCTCGACGTGGTCGACGCGCACGCCCCGGCCGCCGCGCGACCGGACCTGGTACGGCTCGCGGCCTGGTGTCACGACGCGGTCTACGATCCGCGCGCCGCGGGCGACGCCAACGAGCGGGACAGCGCGGCGCTCGCCGACGCCCTGCTCACCCGGTCGGGGCTGCCGGCCGACGCCGTGGCCGAGGTGCGCCGGCTGGTGCTGCTCACCGCCGGGCACGCCGTCGAGCCGGGCGACGCCGACGGGGCGCTGCTCTGCGACGCCGACCTCGCCGTCCTGGCCGCGCCGCCCGAGGCGTACGACCGCTACGCCGCCGCGATCCGCCGGGAGTACGCGCACGTGCCGGACGCGGCCTTCCGGGCCGGCCGCGCGCTGGTGCTCGAAGGTCTGCTCGCCCTGCCGGCGCTGTTCCGGCTGCCGCCGCTGGCCGCGCGCTGGGAGGCACCCGCCCGCGCCAACCTCGCCCGCGAGCTCACCGCCCTCCGCTGA
- a CDS encoding FUSC family protein — protein MDVDGARIADAMEKLRHRGRATLQDRLHRVRMAGGLAVQAGLAAGLSWLAAHELLGNPEPVFAPISAVGTLAASVGQRLRRTVELIAGVAVGVAVGDFLIYLVGTGAWQLGLVVTAAIVLTVFAGASVSIVIQAAATAVLIVTLSPKTENLEIPRFVDAFVGGGIALLVTSILLPLNPLRVINRAARPALDLLAGQLDTAAEALRERDRDKAQRALDRLRNNQEELTAFSEAIEGAKETAILSPARWHRRDELTHYAEASEPIDRAMRNAGTLIRRAVTLIEDEEPVPEPMPDAVAHLAESVRTLKHEFAVGEEPEQARERALRAVSEAGRAYAEGVGFSGSVVIAQVRTTASDLMVASGISQEEANRLVRQSFGDQERPSGPAEPDTGPKQPATPPLG, from the coding sequence GTGGACGTCGACGGGGCCCGCATCGCCGACGCGATGGAGAAATTGCGGCACCGGGGCAGGGCGACCCTGCAGGACCGGCTGCACCGGGTGCGGATGGCGGGGGGCCTGGCGGTGCAGGCCGGTCTCGCGGCCGGGCTGTCCTGGCTGGCGGCGCACGAACTGCTCGGCAACCCGGAGCCGGTCTTCGCCCCGATCTCCGCGGTCGGCACCCTCGCCGCGTCGGTCGGGCAGCGGCTCCGGCGCACCGTCGAGCTGATCGCCGGGGTGGCCGTCGGCGTCGCCGTCGGCGACTTCCTCATCTACCTGGTCGGCACCGGTGCGTGGCAGCTCGGCCTCGTGGTGACCGCGGCGATCGTGCTGACCGTCTTCGCCGGCGCCAGCGTGTCCATCGTCATCCAGGCGGCGGCGACGGCCGTGCTGATCGTCACGCTGAGTCCGAAGACCGAGAACCTGGAGATTCCCCGGTTCGTCGACGCGTTCGTCGGCGGCGGGATCGCGTTGCTGGTCACCTCGATCCTGCTGCCGCTCAATCCGTTACGGGTGATCAACCGGGCCGCCCGGCCGGCGCTGGACCTGCTCGCCGGGCAGCTCGACACGGCCGCGGAGGCCCTGCGGGAGCGCGACCGGGACAAGGCGCAGCGGGCGCTGGACCGGCTGCGGAACAACCAGGAGGAGCTGACCGCGTTCTCCGAGGCGATCGAGGGCGCGAAGGAGACCGCCATCCTCTCGCCCGCCCGGTGGCACCGGCGCGACGAACTCACCCACTACGCCGAGGCCAGCGAGCCGATCGACCGGGCGATGCGCAACGCGGGCACGCTGATCCGGCGCGCCGTCACCCTGATCGAGGACGAGGAACCCGTCCCGGAGCCGATGCCGGACGCGGTGGCCCACCTCGCCGAGTCGGTACGCACGCTCAAGCACGAGTTCGCCGTCGGCGAGGAACCCGAGCAGGCGCGGGAGCGGGCGCTGCGCGCGGTCAGCGAGGCCGGTCGGGCGTACGCCGAGGGGGTCGGCTTCTCGGGGAGCGTGGTGATCGCGCAGGTGCGCACCACGGCCAGCGACCTGATGGTGGCCTCCGGGATCAGCCAGGAGGAGGCGAACCGCCTGGTCCGGCAGTCCTTCGGCGACCAGGAGCGGCCGAGCGGCCCCGCCGAGCCGGACACCGGCCCCAAGCAGCCCGCCACACCCCCGCTCGGCTGA
- a CDS encoding aminotransferase class V-fold PLP-dependent enzyme, producing MTVTLVPPPAPHPARDARPLDVLGVPGQVNLDYAATAPCARAAADVVAELLPWYASVHRGAGALSRRCTLAYERARQTVGDFFGARPGDHVVFTRNTTDALNLLARALPAGTTVVTFGGEHHANLLPWPRASVRLPVPREPAEAVRALAAALAELRRPGAGPGGDRLPPVLVAVTGASNVTGERWPVAELARVARRHGARIVLDAAQLAPHAPVDVAALDVDYLAVSGHKLYAPFGAGVLVGRGDWLDAAPPYLAGGGATSHVGAATHDVRWATGPARHEAGTPNLLGAVALAAVCAALAAADRAALHDAEQALLARLRRGMAALPRVVELRTFGPEAPRVGIVSFVVAGRDSADVAAELAGAHDIGVRDGLFCAHPLARRLLDEAAARSGRRDLPPTALRASIGLGSTTEHVDRLLAALAALA from the coding sequence ATGACCGTCACCCTCGTACCCCCACCGGCGCCGCACCCGGCGCGCGACGCGCGCCCGCTCGACGTGCTCGGCGTACCCGGCCAGGTCAACCTGGACTACGCGGCGACCGCGCCGTGCGCGCGGGCCGCGGCCGACGTGGTGGCCGAGCTGCTCCCGTGGTACGCCAGCGTGCACCGGGGCGCGGGAGCGCTGTCGCGGCGCTGCACCCTCGCCTACGAGCGCGCCCGGCAGACGGTCGGCGACTTCTTCGGCGCCCGGCCCGGCGACCACGTGGTCTTCACCCGCAACACCACCGACGCGCTGAACCTGCTGGCCCGGGCGCTGCCCGCCGGCACCACCGTGGTGACCTTCGGCGGGGAGCACCACGCCAACCTGCTGCCCTGGCCGCGCGCCTCGGTCCGGCTGCCGGTGCCGCGCGAGCCGGCCGAGGCGGTCCGCGCGCTGGCCGCCGCCCTCGCCGAGCTGCGCAGGCCGGGCGCGGGCCCCGGCGGCGACCGTCTCCCGCCCGTGCTGGTCGCGGTGACCGGGGCGAGCAACGTGACCGGCGAGCGCTGGCCGGTGGCGGAGCTGGCCCGGGTGGCCCGGCGGCACGGGGCCCGGATCGTGCTGGACGCCGCGCAGCTCGCCCCGCACGCCCCGGTGGACGTGGCAGCCCTCGACGTCGACTACCTCGCGGTCTCCGGCCACAAGCTGTACGCCCCGTTCGGCGCGGGCGTGCTCGTCGGGCGGGGCGACTGGCTGGACGCCGCCCCGCCGTACCTCGCCGGCGGGGGCGCCACCAGCCACGTCGGCGCGGCCACCCACGACGTGCGGTGGGCGACCGGGCCGGCCCGGCACGAGGCGGGCACGCCCAACCTGCTCGGCGCGGTCGCCCTCGCGGCGGTCTGCGCCGCCCTGGCCGCCGCCGACCGGGCCGCGCTGCACGACGCCGAGCAGGCCCTGCTGGCCCGGCTGCGGCGCGGCATGGCGGCCCTGCCGCGCGTGGTGGAGCTGCGCACCTTCGGGCCGGAGGCGCCCCGGGTGGGCATCGTGTCGTTCGTGGTCGCCGGACGGGACTCGGCCGACGTGGCGGCCGAGCTGGCCGGCGCCCACGACATCGGGGTGCGCGACGGCCTCTTCTGCGCCCATCCGCTGGCCCGCCGGCTGCTCGACGAGGCGGCGGCCCGCAGCGGCCGGCGGGACCTGCCGCCGACCGCCCTGCGTGCCAGCATCGGCCTGGGCAGCACCACGGAGCACGTGGACCGGCTGCTCGCCGCCCTCGCCGCGCTGGCCTGA
- a CDS encoding PrsW family intramembrane metalloprotease: MADTPPGAPLPPSPTAPAFPPPGAGASRMPLRRVSRGRALVLAGVILLIAACAVFMVFTLGESLGVEALLIGVVAAILPVPVLVGCFLWLDRYEPEPLKYLIFCFAWGAFVSTAASLTVNEFSAGLFEEAGLPTALTAVLVAPFIEELTKALGPILLLIFRRREISGITDALVYCGLSAVGFAMVENILYLGGYGYATGVERYGPATGTQQVIAIFIVRILLFGFAHPLFTSMTGVGLGIAARAADRRVRVLAPIAGLLLAMMLHGLWNLLPTLTQATGETLIMLYGFIGVMVPVFFGMVGLAVWLRAWEGRLTERTLPDYVRAGWLTPPEVAALSSLGRRHAARVWAKRVAGDAGLRAMRGYQYAATRLALLRDGALRGLDRRPVDRERAAREERELLESITAYRSFFVGRDPQAPAGIWDGHRYHLRFPDGSQRAVEAPDEPVVPIPVVLAPPPVLPAGYGPPGWHGPGPAAPWPPAHR, translated from the coding sequence ATGGCCGACACCCCGCCCGGCGCACCTCTGCCGCCGTCGCCGACCGCGCCCGCCTTCCCGCCGCCGGGCGCGGGCGCTTCCCGGATGCCGCTGCGCCGGGTGAGCCGGGGGCGGGCCCTGGTGCTGGCCGGGGTCATCCTGCTGATCGCCGCCTGCGCGGTGTTCATGGTCTTCACGCTGGGCGAGAGCCTCGGCGTCGAGGCGCTGCTGATCGGCGTGGTCGCCGCGATCCTGCCGGTTCCGGTGCTGGTCGGCTGCTTCCTCTGGCTCGACCGCTACGAACCGGAACCGCTGAAGTACCTGATCTTCTGTTTCGCGTGGGGCGCGTTCGTCTCCACCGCCGCCTCGCTGACGGTCAACGAGTTCTCCGCCGGCCTGTTCGAGGAAGCGGGGCTGCCGACCGCGCTGACCGCGGTGCTGGTCGCGCCGTTCATCGAGGAGCTGACCAAGGCGCTCGGGCCGATCCTGCTGCTGATCTTCCGCCGGCGGGAGATCTCCGGGATCACCGACGCCCTGGTCTACTGCGGGCTCTCCGCGGTCGGCTTCGCGATGGTGGAGAACATCCTCTACCTGGGCGGCTACGGCTACGCCACCGGCGTCGAGCGGTACGGGCCGGCGACCGGCACCCAGCAGGTCATCGCCATCTTCATCGTCCGGATCCTGCTCTTCGGCTTCGCCCACCCGCTGTTCACGTCGATGACCGGCGTCGGCCTGGGCATCGCCGCGCGCGCCGCCGACCGGCGGGTGCGGGTGCTCGCCCCGATCGCCGGTCTGCTGCTGGCGATGATGCTGCACGGCCTGTGGAACCTGCTGCCCACGCTCACCCAGGCCACCGGCGAGACGCTGATCATGCTGTACGGCTTCATCGGCGTGATGGTGCCCGTCTTCTTCGGCATGGTCGGGCTGGCCGTGTGGCTGCGGGCCTGGGAGGGGCGGCTCACCGAGCGCACCCTGCCGGACTACGTCCGGGCCGGCTGGCTCACCCCGCCCGAGGTGGCGGCGCTGAGCAGCCTGGGGCGGCGGCACGCGGCCCGGGTGTGGGCCAAGCGGGTCGCCGGCGACGCCGGCCTGCGGGCGATGCGCGGCTACCAGTACGCGGCCACCCGGCTGGCGCTGCTGCGCGACGGCGCCCTGCGCGGCCTGGACCGCAGGCCGGTGGACCGGGAACGGGCGGCGCGGGAGGAACGGGAGCTGCTGGAGTCGATCACCGCCTACCGGTCGTTCTTCGTGGGGAGGGACCCGCAGGCGCCGGCCGGGATCTGGGACGGGCACCGCTACCACCTGCGGTTCCCGGACGGGTCGCAGCGGGCGGTCGAGGCGCCGGACGAGCCGGTGGTGCCGATCCCGGTGGTGCTCGCCCCGCCGCCGGTCCTGCCCGCCGGCTACGGCCCGCCCGGCTGGCACGGCCCGGGGCCCGCGGCGCCCTGGCCGCCCGCTCACCGCTGA
- a CDS encoding GroES family chaperonin → MTADKNLDSGLPIRLLHDRVLVRMEGSEGERRSTAGIVIPATAAVGKRLAWATAVGVGPNVRAIVSGDRVLFDPDDRSEVELHGRGYVLLRERDVHAVAAERVETDSTGLYL, encoded by the coding sequence GTGACCGCCGACAAGAATCTCGACTCCGGCCTGCCGATCCGTCTGCTGCACGACCGCGTGCTGGTACGGATGGAGGGGAGCGAGGGTGAGCGCCGCTCCACCGCCGGCATCGTGATCCCGGCGACCGCCGCCGTGGGCAAGCGCCTGGCCTGGGCCACCGCCGTCGGAGTGGGGCCGAACGTCCGCGCCATCGTCTCGGGGGACCGGGTCCTGTTCGACCCGGACGACCGCTCCGAGGTCGAGCTGCACGGCCGTGGGTACGTGCTGCTGCGCGAGCGGGACGTGCACGCCGTGGCCGCCGAACGCGTGGAGACCGACTCCACCGGCCTCTACCTCTGA
- a CDS encoding AI-2E family transporter produces MSRFERVRGRLRRAYESSRESVRARRTDPTDAPGPAGVASPTSPGPVAPPSATVVGAEPPAAMHNSTSSRDDADVPHALRIAAAWSWRLIVIGVVAWALLKIVGTIKIVVIPLAVALLLSALLAPAVGWLLRARFPRSLATAVVLVGGLAAVVGTLTLVVNEFIQGVPELSKKSSEGVRQIQDWLKTGPLHLSDGQLDRYIEEGQDWINNNTERFTSGALSTAATLAEVLTGTLLVLFATFFFLRDGNKIWRFLVRLLPVAARWKVDDAGRASWSTLVAYVRATVLVAFIDAVGIGIFLVVFDIPFAFPLAALVFLGAFIPIVGATLSGGVAVLVALVDSGPVTALIILGVVIGVQQVEGHLLQPLIMGRAVAIHPLAVIIGIAAGVVLAGITGALVSVPLIAVLNTAVRRLAARTVPDTPPDAVVVASQAP; encoded by the coding sequence TTGAGCCGCTTCGAGCGGGTACGCGGACGGCTGCGTCGCGCGTACGAGTCGAGCCGTGAGTCGGTGCGCGCCCGCCGGACGGACCCGACAGACGCTCCCGGACCGGCCGGCGTGGCCTCGCCGACGTCCCCGGGCCCGGTGGCGCCGCCGTCCGCGACCGTGGTCGGCGCGGAGCCGCCCGCGGCGATGCACAACTCCACCTCCAGCCGCGACGACGCGGACGTGCCGCACGCGCTGCGGATCGCCGCCGCCTGGTCGTGGCGGCTGATCGTGATCGGCGTGGTCGCCTGGGCCCTGCTGAAGATCGTCGGCACGATCAAGATCGTGGTCATCCCGCTGGCGGTAGCGCTGCTGCTCTCGGCGCTGCTCGCGCCGGCGGTCGGCTGGCTGCTGCGGGCCCGCTTCCCCCGGTCGCTGGCGACCGCGGTGGTGCTGGTCGGCGGCCTGGCCGCGGTGGTCGGCACGCTGACCCTGGTGGTGAACGAGTTCATCCAGGGCGTGCCGGAGCTGAGCAAGAAGTCCTCGGAGGGCGTCCGCCAGATCCAGGACTGGCTCAAGACCGGCCCGCTGCACCTCTCCGACGGCCAGCTCGACCGCTACATCGAAGAGGGTCAGGACTGGATCAACAACAACACCGAGCGGTTCACCAGCGGCGCCCTGTCCACCGCCGCCACGTTGGCCGAGGTGCTGACCGGCACCCTGCTGGTGCTCTTCGCGACCTTCTTCTTCCTGCGGGACGGCAACAAGATCTGGCGTTTCCTGGTCCGGCTGCTGCCGGTGGCCGCCCGCTGGAAGGTCGACGACGCCGGCCGGGCGTCCTGGTCGACGCTCGTCGCCTACGTCCGGGCCACCGTGCTGGTCGCCTTCATCGACGCGGTCGGCATCGGCATCTTCCTCGTCGTCTTCGACATCCCGTTCGCCTTCCCGCTCGCGGCGCTGGTCTTCCTCGGGGCGTTCATCCCGATCGTCGGCGCCACCCTGTCGGGTGGCGTCGCGGTCCTGGTCGCCCTGGTCGACAGCGGCCCGGTGACCGCGCTGATCATCCTCGGCGTGGTGATCGGGGTGCAGCAGGTCGAGGGGCACCTCCTCCAGCCGCTGATCATGGGCCGCGCGGTGGCCATCCACCCGCTCGCGGTGATCATCGGGATCGCGGCCGGCGTGGTGCTCGCCGGGATCACCGGCGCGCTCGTCTCCGTGCCGCTGATCGCCGTGCTGAACACCGCCGTCCGCCGGCTGGCCGCCCGCACCGTCCCGGACACCCCGCCCGACGCGGTCGTCGTCGCCTCGCAGGCCCCCTAG
- a CDS encoding TetR/AcrR family transcriptional regulator encodes MADIDSGSEQPVPRKRADARRNERALLDAAAAAFVTSGVDVPVRDIAVRAGVGVGTIYRHFPTRADLIVAVYRHQIEACAEAGPALLAGSDTPHAALAKWIHLFVDFLVTKHGLAAALQSDDAAFQTLHAYFLDRLVPVCDQLLDAAVAADEIRPDVDAYGLLRGVGNLCIGAGSDPRYDARRLVDLLVAGLRVR; translated from the coding sequence TTGGCCGACATCGACAGCGGCTCGGAGCAACCGGTCCCGCGCAAGCGGGCCGACGCCCGGCGCAACGAGAGGGCCCTGCTCGACGCTGCCGCCGCGGCGTTCGTCACCTCCGGCGTCGACGTGCCCGTGCGGGACATCGCCGTCAGGGCGGGCGTCGGCGTGGGCACGATCTACCGCCACTTTCCCACCCGAGCCGACCTCATCGTCGCCGTCTACCGGCACCAGATCGAGGCGTGCGCCGAGGCGGGGCCGGCCCTACTGGCCGGCAGCGACACACCGCACGCCGCCCTGGCGAAGTGGATCCACCTCTTCGTCGACTTCCTGGTCACCAAGCACGGTCTCGCCGCAGCGCTACAGTCCGACGACGCCGCCTTCCAGACCCTGCACGCCTACTTCCTCGACCGGCTCGTCCCGGTCTGCGACCAGCTTCTCGACGCCGCCGTCGCCGCCGACGAGATCCGCCCCGACGTGGACGCCTACGGGCTGCTGCGCGGCGTCGGCAATCTCTGCATCGGCGCGGGCAGCGATCCCCGTTACGACGCACGCCGCCTGGTCGACCTCCTCGTCGCCGGGCTTCGCGTCCGCTAG